A part of Vulpes vulpes isolate BD-2025 chromosome 15, VulVul3, whole genome shotgun sequence genomic DNA contains:
- the C15H10orf120 gene encoding uncharacterized protein C10orf120 homolog yields MIREWENGCQKMGKQKAQERKVADGIWRKDGSPVRIYNTSDSFWEKDSLCCQRNLCSASPLEIWTKFYKSDPHIALGKYSPLEKEILRLGGVHTVAARKLLTYKQEEEWKMLKELQSLSSNYKRAMEYRTQHSPPCATCRPLEKIWTAKVIVPSEEFRMPQREKLTIMKHIERMQLARALRNKQLLPYIERFRGSSFLPRGGLCPMAKDKTGEDEDDEADFYDDAKQEERGKAEKRQEMNMKVIFKSEEPKKCFIQHPNDRKPFFPTKKAERSITGLTNRNLLHLAEFPGDLMLMNQDFISRGVFPTEVTKASLLGEESVRKEYMPKAASHQY; encoded by the exons ATGATCAGAGAATGGGAGAATGGCTGTCAGAAGATGGGAAAACAGAAAGCCCAAGAAAGGAAGGTTGCAGATGGAATATGGAGGAAGGATGGATCGCCAGTCAGGATATATAACACGAGCGACTCCTTCTGGGAGAAAGACTCCCTGTGCTGTCAACGGAATCTGTGTTCTGCTTCACCACTGGA GATATGGACCAAATTCTACAAATCAGATCCACACATTGCCCTCGGGAAATACTCCCCCTTGGAAAAAGAGATCCTA CGTCTGGGTGGTGTTCACACGGTAGCAGCAAGAAAACTTCTGACTTACAAGCAAGAGGAAGAATGGAAAATGCTCAAGGAGCTCCAATCACTGTCTTCCAACTACAAGCGGGCGATGGAATATAGAACACAGCATTCCCCTCCCTGTGCCACCTGTAGGCCCCTAGAGAAAATATGGACAGCAAAGGTGATCGTGCCCTCAGAGGAGTTCAGAATGCCACAACGTGAGAAGCTCACCATCATGAAGCACATAGAACGGATGCAGCTTGCTCGGGCCCTAAGAAATAAGCAGCTCTTGCCCTACATCGAGAGGTTTCGGGGCTCTTCATTTCTCCCTAGAGGGGGCCTGTGCCCAATGGCAAAAGACAAGACCGGGGAAGACGAGGACGATGAGGCTGATTTCTATGATGACGCCAAGCAAGAGGAGAGAGGCAAGGCagagaaaagacaagagatgAACATGAAAGTAATTTTCAAGTCAGAAGAGCCAAAAAAGTGTTTCATACAACATCCAAACGATCGGAAACCGTTCTTCCCCACAAAGAAAGCAGAACGGTCCATCACTGGCTTAACCAACCGGAATCTTCTCCACTTGGCTGAATTCCCTGGTGACCTAATGCTAATGAATCAGGATTTTATATCACGGGGGGTCTTCCCCACCGAGGTGACAAAGGCCAGCCTCCTGGGGGAAGAGAGCGTCCGGAAAGAGTACATGCCTAAAGCTGCCTCTCACCAGTATTAA